Proteins encoded together in one Microcaecilia unicolor chromosome 3, aMicUni1.1, whole genome shotgun sequence window:
- the LOC115466406 gene encoding gastrula zinc finger protein XlCGF26.1-like, producing the protein MFEQTHSSVTSFYSVKPDVLIRFEQERFGTEPQGSEERGNLTSTGTCDGFGHKSKRIRVFDGLKREELKHKDDPDLSVDCLEGTSRVKPSSMKENAPKEERPNVYIEQERNSTHYANLQQNQRISGETLLQSTVFEERFNGKTNMTGQKKIQREDRPYLCTEYGKYFTCSVDEKNFSPIFEPRRRELINTRKKQVHKMNLKGAKLFKCSVCDKSFSRKNSLRIHERIHTGEKPFTCSECDKGFHSKSDLRRHEIIHTGEKPFQCSECEKSFNQKNNLRIHERIHIGGKLYKCSECGKSFQQKCTLAVHERIHTGKKPFKCFECDKNFNRKNDLRIHERIHTGEKPYKCSECDKSFNQKNNLRIYRRIHTGGEPYAFPEYDKSFQKYFTCSVDDKNFSPIFEPRRRELINTRKKQVHKMNLKGAKLFKCSVCDKSFSRKNSLRIHERIHTGEKPFTCSECDKGFHSKSDLRRHEIIHTGEKPFQCSECEKSFNQKNNLRIHERIHIGGKLYKCSDCGKSFQQKCTLAVHERIHTGKKPFKCFECDKNFNRKNDLRIHERIHTGEKPYKCSECDKSFNQKNNLRIYRRIHTGGEPYAFPEYDKSFHCKNNVRIHEGIHTIHRRNLDTHKF; encoded by the exons ATGTTTGAACAGACTCACTCTTCTGTAACAA GCTTCTACAGTGTCAAGCCTGATGTTTTAATCCGATTTGAGCAAGAGAGATTTGGGACTGAACCTCAGGGatctgaggaaagaggaaatctgaCCTCCACAGGCACAT GTGATGGGTTTGGGCACAAGAGTAAGAGAATAAGAGTGTTCGATGGGCTGAAGAGGGAGGAATTGAAACACAAAGATGACCCAGATCTTTCAGTTGATTGTCTGGAAGGTACTAGTAGAGTAAAACCTTCTAGCATGAAAGAAAATGCCCCAAAAGAAGAGAGACCCAATGTATATATTGAACAAGAGAGGAATTCTACCCACTACGCAAATCTCCAGCAAAATCAGAGAATCAGTGGAGAGACGCTTCTTCAGAGCACTGTATTTGAGGAAAGATTCAATGGGAAGACAAACATGACAGggcaaaaaaaaattcaaagagaAGACAGGCCATACCTGTGTACTGAATATGGAAAGTATTTTACATGTTCTGTAGATGAAAAAAACTTTAGTCCAATATTTGAACCGAGAAGACGTGAATTAATCAACACAAGAAAGAAACAAGTACATAAAATGAACCTCAAGGGAGCGAAGCTATTCAAATGTTCAGTatgtgataaaagtttcagtcgaaaaaatagcctcagaatacatgaaagaatccacactggagaaaaaccctttacatgttctgaatgtgataaaggtTTCCATTCCAAATCAGACCTAAGAAGGCATGAAATAATCCACACTGGGGAGAAACCATTTCAGTGTTCTGAATGTGAGAAAAGCTTCAATCAAAAAAATAATCTCAGAATTCACGAAAGAATCCACATTGGAGGGAAActgtataaatgttctgaatgtggaaaAAGCTTCCAACAAAAATGTACACTTGcagttcatgaaagaatccatacTGGAAAAAAGCCTTTTAAATGTTTTGAGTGTGATAAAAACTTCAATCGAAAAAATGatctcagaattcatgaaagaattcacactggagagaaaccatataaatgttctgaatgtgataaaagctttaaTCAAAAGAATAACCTCAGAATTTATAGAAGAATCCATACTGGAGGGGAGCCATATGCATTTCCTGAATATGATAAAAGCTTTCAAAAGTATTTTACATGTTCTGTAGATGATAAAAACTTTAGTCCGATATTTGAACCGAGAAGACGTGAATTAATCAACACAAGAAAGAAACAAGTACATAAAATGAACCTCAAGGGAGCGAAGCTATTCAAATGTTCAGTatgtgataaaagtttcagtcGAAAAAATAGTCTCAGAatacatgaaagaatccacactggagaaaaaccctttacatgttctgaatgtgataaaggtTTCCATTCCAAATCAGACCTAAGAAGGCATGAAATAATCCACACTGGGGAGAAACCATTTCAGTGTTCTGAATGTGAGAAAAGCTTCAATCAAAAAAATAATCTCAGAATTCACGAAAGAATCCACATTGGAGGGAAACTGTATAAATGTTCTGACTGTGGAAAAAGCTTCCAACAAAAATGTACACTTGcagttcatgaaagaatccatacTGGAAAAAAGCCTTTTAAATGTTTTGAGTGTGATAAAAACTTCAATCGAAAAAATGatctcagaattcatgaaagaattcacactggagagaaaccatataaatgttctgaatgtgataaaagctttaaTCAAAAGAATAACCTCAGAATTTATagaagaatccacactggagggGAACCATATGCATTTCCTGAATATGATAAAAGCTTTCATTGTAAAAATAATGTCAGAATCCATGAAGGAATccacaccattcacagaagaaaccTGGACACACACAAGTTTTAA